Proteins found in one Paenibacillus borealis genomic segment:
- a CDS encoding MerR family transcriptional regulator gives MKYVSISEAAAQLGIPESTIRYYEKKGLLPQMERDEAGRRIFSEDRIAFLKIIIYLKNTHMPISSIRQYVDWMLEGDSTTELRLKMFQEHKQAVLAEIALMTESLQGIDKKIARYTNYLSK, from the coding sequence ATGAAATATGTTTCCATTAGCGAAGCTGCAGCCCAGTTAGGAATTCCGGAATCAACGATCCGTTATTATGAGAAAAAGGGATTATTGCCACAGATGGAGCGTGATGAAGCCGGGCGGCGGATATTTTCAGAGGATCGTATTGCATTCCTCAAGATCATTATTTATCTGAAAAATACACACATGCCTATCAGCAGTATCAGGCAATATGTGGACTGGATGTTAGAAGGGGACAGCACGACTGAACTCCGGCTTAAAATGTTTCAGGAGCACAAGCAGGCTGTGTTGGCGGAGATTGCACTCATGACAGAATCCCTGCAGGGCATCGACAAGAAAATTGCCCGTTATACAAATTATTTATCAAAATAA